The genome window CTTCCAGTGCCAAACGTTCAGGGCATGGATCGAATATGCTCAGATGATTTAGCGCTGTTTCGACAAATTGGATTGCTTCTTGATGGCTTTGTTGAATGGCTTTACTCGAGCGAATGGCGCCAATTAGTTCATCCAGGACATCCTGGTCTTGAATGCAGTTTCCCTCGATAAGATTGATGGTTAAGGGATGTTCCGGGTGCATTTCAGCAAAATAGATGGCGGGGAGAGTAACAAGTCCTTGCCGCAGGTCACTTCCAATAGGTTTGCCAAGCGTTGCCTGCTCTCCTGTGTAATCTAGGATGTCATCAATGATCTGAAAAGCCATTCCAACAGAATATCCGTACGCGCGTAAGGCTTCTGTGTGCAGTTCAGAGGTAAGACATAATAACGCGGCAGATTTTGCGGAGGTCTCAAAGAGAGAGGCGGTTTTTGCGTAAATTCGCTGGTAGTAATTAGTTCTATCTGCCTTGCAGCGGGTGCTAAACATTTGGGTTAATTCACCGCCTACAATAATCGAAAGGGTTTCGGAAAAGAGTTTCATCACCGGAATGGAGTCGGTTTGTGCCGCCAGATTGGCCGCACGGGCGAAGAGGTAATCGCCTGTTAATACAGTTGCTCCGGGTGACCAGCGCGAGTTAAGCGTGGGCATTCCTCGGCGAAGCAATGAACCATCAATTAAATCATCGTGGACGAGGGTGGCAGTATGGAGCATTTCAATAGCAGCGGCGAGATGAAGCAAGGGCTCGCCCTTTGCCCTTAACATTTTACCCGCCAGCAGGGTTAAAGTGGGGCGAATACGTTTTCCGCCAGCACTCAAAAGCAAATCCAACGCTGACTGTAAATCAGGATAGCGTTCATCTGCCTGCGAGCGCATTAAGGTTTCAACTGCACGCAGGTCGTCCTGTATAGAAACCATAAAAGAAACAGCAGAGGTCAAATTTAACTCTCCCATAAAAAGAGCGAAGTTGCATTCCGGGTTGTTATTTGCCAGATTTCCGTCAGTGGCAGGTTGAACTGGTTTGCCAGTTCTTCCGCAACCAGCGAGACGAACATGGGTTCATTTCTCTTTCCTCGATGCGGATGAGGTGTCAGGTAAGGCGAATCGGTTTCAATTAAAAGCCTTTCCACAGGTATTGCCCTGACAACGCGTTTTTTCTCATCCGCGTTCTTAAAGGTGATTGGTCCTGAAACGCCCAGATAAAAACCCAGTTCAATCACCTGATGTGCAAGTTCCAGCGGTCCTTCAAAAGAATGCCAAACCCCTGAGGGTTTGGACAGGTTCTTTGCACTCACCCATGTTTGGAGAATCTGGAGGAGGTCATCTTCAGCCTTCCGATTATGAATCACGACCGGCAAACCGCGTTTTTCAGACAACTCAAGTTGTGCCTCAAAAGCCTCTCTCTGGACGTTTGCTGGAGTGTAATTACGATAATAATCCAACCCGATTTCACCAATCGCAACCACCCAGGGGGCTTTGCTTAATTCGACGATTTCCGAAAATGCCGTTTGAGACCAGCAATCTCCAGCACTGTTCGGATGAATCCCAACAGCGGCGAAAACCTGTGGTGAATACTGCTGGGCAATTTCCACCGCTCGAATGCTTGTCTCGACATCAATGCCAGGGACAAGGATTTTTTGAACGCCCGTCTCGAAGGCACGCTCCAGTACCTCCTCCAAATCCGACTCAAATGTGTTAAAGTTCAGGTGGCAATGAGTATCTGCTAGATAGGCTTTGTTCATTCACTCCAGCCCGGCAATTTTTAATCCATCCTTGAGGATGTAAGGCACGCGGTCTTTGTGGGTAGTCTCACAATATACCCGCATGATCGGTTCTGTGCCCGAGAAACGGATCAGCAGCCAACCGCCGTCCTCCAGAGAAAATTTAAACCCATCGGTGGTATTCAAGCCGGTCACTTTAAGTCCGCCAATGGTGGTGGGATTGGCGGCTAAAATGGCTTGTTCGCGAGCGCTGCGCTCACCTGTGAAGGTGCGGTCTATCCGATCGTAGAAGTGTGGACCTACTTTACTGAAAAGCAGATCAATCAGTTCACTGGGTTTGCGCTGGAGTTTGACCATCATATCAAGAATGTACAAACCAGCCAGGATGCCATCGCGTTCTGGAACATTCCCACGGAAGGCGTAACCACCCGATTCCTCACCGCCGATCATGGCATTGGTTTCGAGCATCTTGGGGGCTACATACTTAAACCCCACCCCGGTTTCGTAAACAGGGATGTTGTACATCTTCCCAAGTTTTTCCAGCATGCTGGTTGTGGAGAGTGTCTTGACGATGGCGCCGCGTTCCCCACGCACTTCAAGCAGGTACAGCGCCAGCAGGGCATACACCTGTAACTGGTTGATGAAGTTGCCTTTTTCATCCCCGACACCGACCCGGTCTGCATCCCCATCGGTAATGAGCAGAACGTCGGCACCCGAATCAACCGTTTTCTTCAATCCTACATTGATGTTTGGTGGTATCGGCTCAGGGCGTTTCATTTCCGGGAAGATGGGATTGCGTTCGTTGTGAATTTCGATAATTTCGGTTTTCCCACCGGAGAGGATACGAGGGAACCAGCCAGCGCCATTGCCCCACATGCAGTCCACCACGATTTTCAACCCGGCTTGTTTGATGGGTTCAACATCAATCAGCTCTTTGAGATGTTCAATATAAGCCGGGGCAGGGTCAAAGCGTTGAATCAGTCCCTTGGCTTCTGCCTCTGATGCCGGCATGCGTTTTACCTCTGACTCGTCTTCGGGAATCAGGGATTCGATTTCTTTCAAACCTTCCGGATCAATGGCGCCACCAAATTCATTGCGGACTTTGAAGCCATTATCGGTTGGAGGGTTATGGGAAGCGGTGATGTTGATAGCACCGGCGGCTTTGTGGTGAACAACCGAAAAGGCGATGACCGGTGTAGGGGTAGCTCCATCTGTAAGCAGGACTTTCAAGCCATTGCCTGCCATGACTTCAGCGGCAGCGAGAGCGAAATTCTCCGAATGAAAGCGTTTATCGTGTCCGATGACAAAGGTTGCTCCCGCTTTTCCGTGGCGAATCATGTATGAAGCATAACCTTGAGTAGCACAGCGCACATTGGCAAACGTGTAGTCTTCAGCAATCACTCCGCGCCAACCGTCAGTTCCAAATCGGATAGTATGCGACATATTATCTCCGAAAAGTGAGAAATAGAACAATTTATGTTATTATATCAGGGTTTACGGAAGAAAGAAGGGCTTGTGAAATCCCTTGCAAAGGATAGAATTGTTAAGAAGCAAGGAAGAGAGATTTATCGTATGACCCAAAAGCATTTTTATCTGGATTACGCTGCAACAACGCCGCTTGACCCGGCGGTTTTGGAAAAAATGCTCCCCTATTTTTCCGAGCAGTTTGGAAATCCTTCTTCAGTTCATTCCTGGGGACAGCAGGCAGAGAATGCCCTTGAAACGGCTCGAGAAACGGTTGCGTCCTGTCTGAGTGCTGAAGCAAGCGAAATTGTCTTTACCAGTTGTGGCACAGAAAGTGATAATCTCGCGCTACGTGGTGTAGCCCGTGCGCAACGATCATTGCATGGTAAACATCATATCCTCACTACCCCTGTTGAGCACCATGCGGTATCTCATACAGCCTTTGATCTGGCAAAGGTTGAAGGATTTGAGGTAGAACTTTTACCGGTCGACTCTACGGGAATGGTTGATCCTGATGAGGTTGCCCGGCGGATTCGAAAAGATACCGCGATAGTTTCGGTGATTTACGCCAATAACGAAATTGGCACGATTAACCCCATTGCTGAGATTGGAAAAATTTGCCGTGAAAAAGGCGTGCCTTTTCATACCGATGCCGTTCAAGCCGCGGCGCACCTGAGAATGGATGTCCAGCGTGATTTTGTTGATTTGCTTTCCATTGGCGCGCATAAGTTTTATGGTCCCAAAGGCGTTGGAGCGCTCTATATCCGAAAGGGTATACCTATCCAGGCTGTTCAAACGGGCGGTAAGCAGGAAAATTATCTGCGCGCAGGTACTCACAATGTTCCATATATTGTGGGACTTGCAGAGGCGCTAAAAATTGCACAAACTGAACCTGAAAAACGTGCACAACATTTCCAATCCATGCGAGATTCTCTCATTCACGAGGTGCTTTCCCGGATTCCCGGTAGTCAATTGACGGGGCATCCCTCCCGACGTTTACCTAACCATGCCAGTTTTGTCTTTGATGGGGTGGATGGCAATGCCCTGTTGATGATGCTCGATGTGCAGGGGTTTGCTTGCTCTTCGGGTTCTGCATGCAAAACGGGCAGTCCTCAGCCTTCCGAAGTGTTGCTGGTTTTGGGCATTCCCGCAAAGTTGGCGCTCTCTTCCTTAAGGGTTACCCTGGGTCGCGATACTACCTCCGAAGCGCTCTCCCTGTTTGTTGAAGCGCTGGAGCGTTGTGTGGCTCAGCAGAGAAAGTGAACGGTCAGTGAAGATGGCTATCCGAGATGAGACGGTTGTGGTTGCCATGAGTGGAGGAGTGGATTCCTCCGTCGCTGCGGCATTGCTGGTTGAGCAGGGATACCGTGTGATTGGCATGATGCTTAGGCTCTGGTCAGAGGAAGGAAAAGAAGACCAGAATCGTTGCTGTACCCCCGATGCCATGGCGCTGGCGCGTAGAGTGGCTGCGAAGTTAGGCATTCCCTTTTATGCGGTGGACGTTCGTGAAAAGTTTAAAGAAGTAGTGGTATCCCATTTTTTGGAGGGATACGCTTCTGGAATTACCCCTAATCCCTGTTTAAAATGTAATCGCTATATCCGTTGGGGAGTATTACATGAATACGCTCAATCACTGGGAGCCACCTGGTTTGCCACCGGGCATTATGCCCGCCTGAGACGTCTTGAGTCTGGTGAGGTTCAACTTCTCCGCGGCGTGGATGTAGAAAAAGACCAGTCCTATGTCCTCAGCGTTTTACCCCAGGAACAACTTCGGCATACCTTCTTCCCCGTTGGGGAATACCACAAGCCGGAGGTGCGTGAATTAGCCAGACGTTTTGGATTGCCGGTAGCCAACCGAGCCGATAGTCAGGACTTGTGCTTTCTTGCAGGCGGGGATTACAGAGATTTCCTTTCCCGTCATGCGCCGGAGGTTTCCCGCCCGGGAGTGATTGTAAATCGGCAGGGCGAGATTCTGGGGGAACACCAGGGGCTGGCTTTTTACACCATTGGGCAACGCAAAGGACTGGGCATTGCGTTCCCGCGTCCCCTGTATGTGCTGGAAAAGGATGTAGTACGGAATCGCCTGGTAGTGGGCGAAGAGCATGAGTTAGGGCGAAGTACTCTGATTGCGGAGAGGGTGAACTGGATTTCTGGTCAACCCCCAGTATCCTCCATACAGGTTGAGGTGAAAATTCGTTACAAAGCCCGGGAGGCTCATGGAGTTGTGATACCATTAACACCGGATCGTGTGAAAGTCGAATTTGACCATCCTCTGAGGGACATTACCCCCGGACAGCAATGTGTGTTTTACCAGGGGGAGATTTGTCTCGGGGGAGGGACAATCTCAACCGGGATGGAGTGAGTATGACGCTTCCCGCCCTTTTGTTTGGTTTTCTGGTGGCAACGTTAATGGGTGCTGCTTTCCATTTATGGAAAAATGGCGGTCTGGGCAGGCTCATTCTCTATTTGTTGCTCGCCTGGATTGGATTCTGGACCGGGCACATTGTTGCTAATGCTTTGGGCTGGCACTTCCTCAGTGTTGGACCCTTGCGGTTTGGCATGGCTGTTTTGAGCGCTTTGCTCTTTTTGGGTGTGGGGCATTGGTTAAGTCTGGTGAAGAACGAGCCGGAATAAATTTTTTACAAAGGCATATCATGTTTCGCATCGAATCCCTTTTATCTGCAAGACTGTTTGTTTCTCCCCAGGTAGTGGGAGAGCGTTTGTACTTCATCTCCAACTTAAGCGGACATCTCAGTTTGTATGCCATGAACTATGGCGGGAGTGTTCCTGAACCTCTGCTTCCACCGAATCTTGCCCTGCAAAACCCCCATTTGCTGGGCGGGTATCCTTTTTATGTCTTTGCTGACCTGAACAAAATTCTGGTGATGCTGGACAACGATGGAGACGAGAATTACCAGCCCATGGTGATACCTCTGGAGGGCGGTTATCCTGAACCAGTGTTTACCGAGGCGCTGGCAAACAGCCGCGTGCATCTGGTGCATTGTGACCCCCGAACGCATCAGGTGTATTTCTCCGCCGAATCGCGAGATTCGGATTTGCAGACCACTTACCTAGCCAACCTGGCAACTGGCGAAATCGAGAGCATTGCCGCCAGCCTTTATGGTTCGTACCCATTATGTTATTCTGACGACCATCGCCGAATGATCCTTGTGGATAGTTATACTCAGGGAGACCATGTGCTGTACCTGTGGGAGCGCGGTGGCAATGGACTGAAATTGGTGTACGGCAAGCCGATGGAACAGCGCCAGGCCGGAGAGGACGTCCCTCTGAACGGCATTAATTCGGGCGTGTTTGTCAATCAGGATTCGGGATTGCTGGTCAGTTGTGCCGTGTTCGATGACCGCTACGGTCCGGCGTATCTGGACCTCAATCAACCCGGTCAACTTGTAGAAATGAAAGTAGAGGGTATTGCCCATTCCGGCGATGGGGAGATGGTAGGAATCCAGCATCTCAAGGACGACCGCTATCTGGTGGAGTACAATATCGATGGCTGTTCCTGGTTGTACGAAGCCACTGTCGATTTCTCATCCATGACTCTGCGCCTGCAGAGACCTATTGTGGGCAATCATCCCCCCTTTGTGGATGGCATGCTGGCGTCCTATCTCTATGATGAAGAGTCCGATCGGTATGCTGTCTCGTACTCCACCGCCACCTCGCCCACGCAACTGTACACCATTGAGGGTGCAGATCGCCAGACGATCGTTCAGCATACCCGCGAGCGGGTACTGGGAATTGATGCCGATTTGCTTTCCCCCGGAGAGGATGCCTCTTTAATTTCTTTCGACGGGACGCGGATTTCGGCTCGCCTGTATTTACCTTCGCCGTTTCTGGGGTACCAGGGAGCACGCCCCCTGGTGTACTACATCCATGGCGGACCGCAAAGCCAGGAACGCCCGGATTTTGCCTGGTTCTCCATGCCGCTCATCCAGTTCCTCACCCTGAATGGCTTTGCTGTGTTTGTCCCTAACGTGCGCGGAAGCACCGGCTATGGACTGTCATACACCAAACAGGTAGATCGCGATTGGGGTGGCAAAGACCGTCTGGATCACGTGCATGCCTTGAAAGTCCTGGCAAAGGACCCGCGCGTGGACGTCAAACGCGCCGGAGTGGTCGGACGCTCGTATGGTGGCTACATGACGCTGACCCTGGCGGCGCGCCATCCCGAACTGTGGTCTGCGGCAGTGGATATGTTTGGCCCCTTTGACCTGATTACTTTCCTGGAACGTATTCCGCCAACCTGGAAACCCTACTTTAAACTGGTCCTGGGCGATCCGGTGGAAGACCGCGAGTTCCTTGTGGAACGTTCTCCCAAAACCTACATGGATCAGATTGCCTGCCCTCTGCTGGTCATTCAGGGAAAGAACGATCCGCGCGTAGTTGAACAGGAGTCCCGCGACCTGGTGGAATACTTGCGAGGGAAAGGAAAATCGGTGGAGTACCTGATGTTTGAGAATGAAGGGCATGACGTTTTAAAGTACGAAAATCGTGTGCGCTGTTACAACGCCATCACCGATTTCTTCAAACGCACGCTTAAACCTTAATGGCAAGTATGACCGAAGAAAGACCTTTCTTATCCGGTGGTGAGGTTGCCCGCGAAGGTGATCTGGTCCAACTGGTGGGCACTAATCATCGTCATTTTATCTTTCGCTTGCGCACCGGAGCAGAGTTTCAAACCCACCGCGGAATTTTGTACCATGACGAACTGATTGGCAAGCCTTACGGCTCGCAGGTGTACAGCCATATCGGTACGCCGTTCTTCATGCTCCAGCCCTCGCTCGCCGATCTGCTGATGAACATCCGCCGGAACACGCAGATTCTCTACCCCAAAGACATCGGCTACATCCTGGTATGGATGGGGATTGGTCCGGGCGCGCGGGTGATTGAAGCCGGCACCGGCTCGGGAGCGTTGACCATGGCGTTCGCTTACATGGTGGGAGAAACCGGCAAAGTGTACACGTATGAGACTCGTGTGGAAATGTTCAACCTGGCGCAGAAGAACCTCGCCGCGGTAGGGCTGGATTCGCGGGTGGTATTCCATCTTCAGCATATCAGCGAAGGGTTTGAAGAAACCCGAGCGGATGCGCTCTTCCTCGACCTGCCTGACCCATGGAATTATCTGCCGCAGGTCAAGCAAGCCCTGAAACCAGGCGGTTACTTCGGCAGTTTACTGCCCACGACCAATCAGGTGCAGACATTGCTTGCCGAACTGCACCGTCAGGGCTTTGCGTTTATCAACGTCAGTGAGATTCTTTTGCGCCATTACCGTCCCGACCCTGCTCGTTTTCGTCCCACCGACCGCATGGTGGCGCATACCGGCTTCCTGATTTTTGCCCGCACCGTACTGCATTTGCCCGAAGACCCCAAACTGAGGCGCGAACTGCGCTTTCCTCTGGGAGACTCTGTTTCTGAAGGCGTGGAGGACGATGACCTTGCCGGTTAAGATGAGCCTTTCCCCGGAGCAGATTGCGCGGGCGCTGGCTTCTCCCTGTCCTTTGGAGGGGATGCCCGTTTGTCAGGGAAAACTGACCCAGGCGGCAGTGCTGATTCCCCTCATTCGCCGCGCAGAGTCCTGGGAGGTTTTGTTCACCCGCCGCACGGACTCGGTCGAGAATCACAAGGGACAGGTGGCTTTTCCCGGCGGCGCAGTGGAGGAACAGGATCGCACGCCGGAAGAGGCTGCCCTGCGGGAAGCCTGGGAAGAAATCGGCTTGCCGCCCGAAAGCGTGCAGGTGCTGGGCAGATTGCCGCGCCTCTCCACCATTACCGGATATTGCGTGACCCCTGTGGTGGGAGAAATTGTCCAGCCAGTGACCTTTCACCCTGCTCCCGCCGAGGTGAGCCGGGTGTTTCAGGTGCCTCTCGTCTGGCTAGCTGACCACCGCAACTGGGAATGGCGCTGGTACACCCGCCTGAACGGCACTGCCGACTGGGTGATTTTCTACCAGCCGTATGAGGGCGAAACCATCTGGGGGGTGACGGCAATGATTCTGCATTCCTTCCTGTGCGCCATCGGCTGGATGAACCCTGCGCCGCCACCCGTCAATCATTCCTGAGAAAAGCAAACGCCGTCCCTTGTTGGGACGGCGTTTTTTTCAGAATTAGCCAGAGGATTACTCGACTTCTTCTTCTTTCTTGCCGCGTTCGATGACTTCCGGTTCTGACAATTCGCCTTCGGCGGGCGCTTCCACCTCTTCGGTGGTGGTGGAGACCACAACAACCACCTCGTCGGGGTCGTTCAGCACCTTGACGCCCTTGGCTACTTCCAGATCGCGCACGTGAATGGTGTCGCCAATGCGCGCCAGTTTGGAGAGATCCACCACGATACGCTCTGGCAGATCCTGCGGCAGGGCTTCCACCTCAACCTCATCCAGGCTGGTGACCACCACACCGTTGTAGTCCTTGACGGCGGGAGAGACGCCTTCAAAGTGCAGGGACACGGTGGTGCGAATCTTTTCGGTCAGCGAGACCACCTGGAAATCCACGTGCAGGAGGCGGTTCTTGATGTAATCGCGCTGTTTTTCCCGCACCAGTGCGGCATGGGTTTCGCCGTCCAGTTCGATGTACACCAGTGTGGACGAGGACACCTTTGCCAGTTTGAGACCGGCGTTGTGGGCATCCAGCAGGATGGGCGTGGAGGGGAAATGCGCCCCGTACATCACCGCGGGCAGGTAGCCTTCGCGGCGCAGGGCTTTGGCGGTGCGCTCCAGCGTGCGGCGCTGGGCTTGCAAAACAATTTTTTCCATCTTTGACCTTCCTTTGGAGCGCCTCTCACCCCGTTGTGGGGTTACCCTCACTCCGTTGGAATGATTGAAAAGGTTCTTGCCGACGGCCAGACACCTCGAGAGGCGGGGGAGATGCCTGCATCCATGCGGCGCGAGGCAGAATTTTACCCCGGAGGGCGGTGGGGGTCAAGGTAAAAATAATTTACAGGAAATATTTTCTCTGAAAATGGGCAAAAATTCAGGGAATTTTTTATTCGTTTTTTCTTTATAATAAAACATAGATCGGCGGTCGGCGCTCAGTCCAGGCGCCGGCGTCCGGGGCGAAGCCCGAACGAAAAGTGCCGCCGCAAAAGGAGCCCGCCGATCATGCTGTGGAAACGATATCTCTTTCCCAATAGTCTGCAAGAGGCTGTCCAGGCCCTCCGCGATGCCCGGGGGCGCGCCCTGCCGGTTGCCGGAGGTACCGACCTTCTGCTGCAAATCCAGCAAGGGCATCATCCGCCGGTGGATACCCTGCTGGATGTCACCCGCATTCCCGAACTCACCCGCCTGGAACGTCAGGGGGAGATGCTCTTTATTGGCGCGGCAGTGCCGGTGGGGCGCATTGCCGTTTCCGACCTGGTGCGCCGCCATGCCACTGCCCTGGCAGAAGCCTGTGGACAGATTGGCGGTCCGCAGGTGCGCAACGTGGCGACTCTGGGGGGCAATGTGGCGCATGCCCTGCCTGCCGCCGATGGCATGATTGCGCTGGTGGCGCTGGGCGCGCAAGCCTGGATTGCCTCGCCGGAAGGCATGCGTCAGGCCCCCATCCTCAGCCTGTTCCGCGGGCCTGGCGTCAGCGCGCTGGATTTGACCTGTGAGATTCTGGTGGGCTTCAGCCTGCCGGTGGTCGAGCAGGGGGCTGGCTCGGCGTTTGCGCGGGTAATGCGTCCGCAGGGGGTGGCGCTGCCCATCCTTAACATGGCTATCTGGCTGAGACGTGAAAGCCAGCAGATTGCCGAGGCCCGTTTGACCGCCGGTCCTGCCGGCCCCACCCCGCGCCGGGCGGAGAAAATCGAAGCCTTCCTGCGTGGAAAATCTCCGCAGGATGAGGGAGTATTAGAGACCTGCAAGGGGCTGTTGCGGGAGTGCTTTGCTTTCCGCACCAGTCCGGCACGGGCAACCGCCGAATACCGTTACCATTTAAGTGAAGTCTTACTGGAAAAGGTTCTGTTCACCGCCTGGAAACGGGCAGAGGAAGGTGTTTAATGGATACGCAGGTGTTAACGTTTTGGGTCAATGGCAAAGAAGTTTCAACCCCCGTTGCTCCGGGCGAGATGCTGGCAGAGACCCTGCGCTATCGTTTAGGGCTGACGGGGACGAAAATCGGCTGTAACGAAGCCGAATGCGGTGCCTGTACTGTGCTGGTGGATGGTGAAGCCGTATTGTCCTGTTCGTTTCCGTCGGTCAAAGCCCAGGGCCGCAGGGTGACCACAATCGAAGGGTTGGCGACTCCCGGACGGGAACCGAATCTGGCAATTCTCCATCCCTTACAGCAGGCGTTTGTGCTGTATGGGGCGGTGCAGTGCGGCTTTTGCATCCCTGGGCAAATTATGACTGCGTATGCACTGCTGGAAAAGAATCCTGCCGCAGGCGAGGAAGAGATTCGCCATGCCCTCAAGGACACGCTGTGCCGTTGTGGTGGTTATAACGCCATCCTTCAAGCCATTCAGGCGGCGGGAAAAGCCATTCAGACCGGCCAGCCTGTCCAGCCGCCTGTGGTACCCGAGGCGCGTCAGGCGCGCCGCGTGGCAGGCAGGGTTCATCCTCGCGCTGATGCCGTTGCCAAGGTGAGTGGAACAGCGAAGTACACCGACGACCTGTTCTTTGAAGGCATGCTCCATGCGCGGGTTAAGCGTGCGGGTACCCCGGCAGGCATTTTGCGCCGGCTGGATGTCTCGCGGGCGCGTTCCATGCCCGGAGTGGTGGCGGTAATGACCGCCGAGGATTTGCCGGCGGCCAGGACGCATGGTCTGGTGGTCTCCGACTGGCCTGTGTTGGTTGGCGTGGGCGAGGTCATCCGCACGGTAGGGGATGCCTTGGCAATCGTAGCGGCGGAGACGCGCGAACAAGCTACTCAGGCGCTGGATGCCATTGAGGTAGAGATTGAACCGTTGCCGGTGGTTTCCGATGCGGTGCAAGCCCTGCAATCCGATGCGCCTAAAGTGCATCCACAGGGGAATCTGCTCAAGCACATCAAGGTGCGCAAAGGGGATGTTTCTGAAGGTTTTGCTCAAGCGGATGTGATTCTGGAACAGGTTTATCATACGCCCATGCACGACCATGCTTTCCTGGAGCCGGAGTGCAGTATTGCCCGTCCGACTTTGGATGGACGCATGGAAATTTACGTCGGCTCTCAAATTCCCTATGCCGATCGCAGTCAAGTCGCCAGGGTGCTGGGAGTGGGCGAAGACCGCGTGCATATTATCGGTATGTTGATTGGGGGAGGCTTTGGTGGCAAGGAAGACATTGCTGGGCAGATTCATGCCGCCCTGCTGGCGCAAAAGACCGGCAGGCCGGTCAAATTGCTCTTTGACCGCCACGAAAGTTTGCTGGTGCATCCCAAACGTCATGCTACCCAGATTCGTGTGCGGGTTGGAGCAAAGCGTGACGGCACGCTGACCGCCGTAGAAACCGAATTATATGGGGATACCGGTGCTTATGCCTCTCTGGGCGAAAAGGTGATGACCCGCGCGACGACCCATTCTTCCGGCCCCTATGAAATTCCGCATGTCAAAGCCGATTGTTATGCCATGTACACCAACAATCCGCCTGCTGGGGCTTTCCGTGGGTTTGGCGTGCTTCAATCGGCATTTGCCATCGAGAGTACAATGGATACGCTGGCGCACCAGTTAGGACTGGACCCGATTGAATTGCGCCGAAAGAATGCTCTGCGGATGGGGAGCATTACCAATACCGGTCAGGTGCTTAAAGACAGTGTGGGCTTGCTGGAATGTATTGAGAAAGTAGAGCAGGAACTCAGGCGTAAGGCTGTGAGCAATCCCTTTGAGGCGTGGGTGGACCCGCAAAATCCGCACCTGAGGCGCGCCTGGGGCTTTGCGGTGGCGTATAAAAATACCGGTTTGGGAGGAGGCGCGCCGGATAAGGCTGGCGCCGAGGTGGAGTTGCTGGCAGACGGAACTTTCGAAGTGCGCACAGCCTCGGCAGAACTGGGGCAGGGTTTGCCTACAGTGTTGCAACTGATTGCCGCCGAGGAATTGAGGCAGTTGGTTTCAAACGTGCGGGTTTGGCTCTCTGACACCGATTACACCCCGGACGGTGGTCCCACCACAGCATCCCGCCAGACTTACGTCACCGGAAATGCGGTGCGATATGCTTCCGCCGCCCTTCGGGAGATGATTACCAGCCACCTGGCGGAACATTTCGACGTATCGCCCGAGCAGATTCAGTTCATCGAAGGGCTTGCGCAGGTAGCAAACTACTCCATTCCGATGACCCAGGTGTATGAAATTGTCCACAGCGCGGGCAGGAAACCAGTGGTGC of Anaerolinea thermophila UNI-1 contains these proteins:
- a CDS encoding polyprenyl synthetase family protein, whose product is MTSAVSFMVSIQDDLRAVETLMRSQADERYPDLQSALDLLLSAGGKRIRPTLTLLAGKMLRAKGEPLLHLAAAIEMLHTATLVHDDLIDGSLLRRGMPTLNSRWSPGATVLTGDYLFARAANLAAQTDSIPVMKLFSETLSIIVGGELTQMFSTRCKADRTNYYQRIYAKTASLFETSAKSAALLCLTSELHTEALRAYGYSVGMAFQIIDDILDYTGEQATLGKPIGSDLRQGLVTLPAIYFAEMHPEHPLTINLIEGNCIQDQDVLDELIGAIRSSKAIQQSHQEAIQFVETALNHLSIFDPCPERLALEELAHHVVDRKF
- a CDS encoding cysteine desulfurase family protein codes for the protein MTQKHFYLDYAATTPLDPAVLEKMLPYFSEQFGNPSSVHSWGQQAENALETARETVASCLSAEASEIVFTSCGTESDNLALRGVARAQRSLHGKHHILTTPVEHHAVSHTAFDLAKVEGFEVELLPVDSTGMVDPDEVARRIRKDTAIVSVIYANNEIGTINPIAEIGKICREKGVPFHTDAVQAAAHLRMDVQRDFVDLLSIGAHKFYGPKGVGALYIRKGIPIQAVQTGGKQENYLRAGTHNVPYIVGLAEALKIAQTEPEKRAQHFQSMRDSLIHEVLSRIPGSQLTGHPSRRLPNHASFVFDGVDGNALLMMLDVQGFACSSGSACKTGSPQPSEVLLVLGIPAKLALSSLRVTLGRDTTSEALSLFVEALERCVAQQRK
- a CDS encoding TatD family hydrolase: MNKAYLADTHCHLNFNTFESDLEEVLERAFETGVQKILVPGIDVETSIRAVEIAQQYSPQVFAAVGIHPNSAGDCWSQTAFSEIVELSKAPWVVAIGEIGLDYYRNYTPANVQREAFEAQLELSEKRGLPVVIHNRKAEDDLLQILQTWVSAKNLSKPSGVWHSFEGPLELAHQVIELGFYLGVSGPITFKNADEKKRVVRAIPVERLLIETDSPYLTPHPHRGKRNEPMFVSLVAEELANQFNLPLTEIWQITTRNATSLFLWES
- a CDS encoding phosphoglucomutase/phosphomannomutase family protein, with protein sequence MSHTIRFGTDGWRGVIAEDYTFANVRCATQGYASYMIRHGKAGATFVIGHDKRFHSENFALAAAEVMAGNGLKVLLTDGATPTPVIAFSVVHHKAAGAINITASHNPPTDNGFKVRNEFGGAIDPEGLKEIESLIPEDESEVKRMPASEAEAKGLIQRFDPAPAYIEHLKELIDVEPIKQAGLKIVVDCMWGNGAGWFPRILSGGKTEIIEIHNERNPIFPEMKRPEPIPPNINVGLKKTVDSGADVLLITDGDADRVGVGDEKGNFINQLQVYALLALYLLEVRGERGAIVKTLSTTSMLEKLGKMYNIPVYETGVGFKYVAPKMLETNAMIGGEESGGYAFRGNVPERDGILAGLYILDMMVKLQRKPSELIDLLFSKVGPHFYDRIDRTFTGERSAREQAILAANPTTIGGLKVTGLNTTDGFKFSLEDGGWLLIRFSGTEPIMRVYCETTHKDRVPYILKDGLKIAGLE
- the mnmA gene encoding tRNA 2-thiouridine(34) synthase MnmA; this encodes MAIRDETVVVAMSGGVDSSVAAALLVEQGYRVIGMMLRLWSEEGKEDQNRCCTPDAMALARRVAAKLGIPFYAVDVREKFKEVVVSHFLEGYASGITPNPCLKCNRYIRWGVLHEYAQSLGATWFATGHYARLRRLESGEVQLLRGVDVEKDQSYVLSVLPQEQLRHTFFPVGEYHKPEVRELARRFGLPVANRADSQDLCFLAGGDYRDFLSRHAPEVSRPGVIVNRQGEILGEHQGLAFYTIGQRKGLGIAFPRPLYVLEKDVVRNRLVVGEEHELGRSTLIAERVNWISGQPPVSSIQVEVKIRYKAREAHGVVIPLTPDRVKVEFDHPLRDITPGQQCVFYQGEICLGGGTISTGME